One segment of Amycolatopsis alba DSM 44262 DNA contains the following:
- a CDS encoding metallophosphoesterase, with protein sequence MFVTAHLSDNHLDGGERADERTERVMRYLAGLVTPVDAILVTGDIADHGTIEEYRRAAELFKTDVPLFTCPGNHDKRGPFREGLLGQSPNDGPVNVAHAVGDVTFVMADSSIPGKPDGHFDDETMAWLDGVLADGDGPAFIAFHHPPVALGLPLVDAMRQYGEDRLAEVLARHPRVVALLCGHVHAAASTTFAGVPLRSAPSVGSSILLPWEENGLRPWGEGGPIDYDLPPSLLFHVLHDDGRLTTHQRVVPD encoded by the coding sequence ATGTTCGTGACGGCACATCTGAGCGACAACCATCTCGACGGCGGGGAACGCGCCGACGAACGCACCGAGCGGGTCATGCGGTATCTAGCGGGCTTGGTGACGCCGGTCGACGCGATCCTGGTGACCGGCGACATCGCCGACCACGGCACGATCGAGGAGTACCGGCGCGCGGCCGAGCTGTTCAAGACCGACGTCCCGCTCTTCACCTGCCCCGGCAACCACGACAAGCGCGGCCCGTTCCGCGAAGGGCTGCTCGGCCAGTCGCCGAACGACGGCCCGGTCAACGTGGCGCACGCCGTCGGCGACGTCACGTTCGTGATGGCCGATTCGAGCATCCCCGGCAAGCCGGACGGGCACTTCGACGACGAGACCATGGCCTGGCTGGACGGTGTTCTCGCCGACGGCGACGGCCCCGCCTTCATCGCCTTCCACCACCCGCCGGTCGCGCTCGGCCTGCCGTTGGTGGACGCGATGCGCCAGTACGGCGAAGACAGGCTGGCCGAGGTCCTCGCCCGCCACCCGCGAGTGGTGGCCCTGCTCTGCGGGCACGTCCACGCCGCGGCGTCGACGACGTTCGCCGGCGTGCCGCTGCGGTCGGCTCCCTCGGTCGGGTCGAGCATCCTGCTCCCGTGGGAGGAGAACGGTCTCCGGCCGTGGGGAGAAGGCGGGCCGATCGACTACGACCTGCCGCCGTCGCTGCTGTTCCACGTGCTGCACGACGACGGCAGGCTGACCACCCACCAGCGGGTGGTCCCGGACTAA